The DNA region TTTTCTACTGATAATGTTTTTTTCTGTACGTAACAAGAAATAATTCATTGAGTATTATGAAATGATCACGAGGCTTCATTGatgaaatcatatatatatatatatatatatatatatatatatatatatatatatatatatatatatatatatatatacacgttACAAATTTGATTcgcagtgttatcacagacCAAGACAGTATTATGTCTTACACTGACCTTGggtgtaaaataaatttcatttttttagctAACAGCATTAAAAAGATTCACAGTGAACCTATACtctcaaaaaacaaaaagcatACCGACAAGACGGTGGCTAAAAGGAGGGATCCACCCGCCGAACCAAACGATGCCCCGATGTAAGCACAATTCACTGTTGATTTCACTTGAATGTACTCATGGTATTTTATTACACATGCTATCATTGTTCCTTAAATATTAACTtacttttaagaaaaaatggttGTTTTTGAAATTCTATCAAGTTCAGAAGACGTTAAGTTTATGTTTATGGAATACTCAAATATGCTATGTTGTTACTTAAATATGAacttattttaagaaaaaatattgtttttaaaatttaataaaattcagAGGGCGTTAAGTTTATGTTTAGGGAATACTCAAATATGCTATCATTGTtacttaaatatgaaattttaagaaaaaaaattgtttttaaaattcaatcaaattcaGAGGACGTTTAGTTTATGTTTAGGGAATATTCAAGTCTGAGAGCAAAGTCAGTAGGGCCTGCTCTGTACGAGGAGATGACAATAGACCGGCCAAGTGGAGGGAAGGCCAAGGTGATTATAAAaggtcagaattttttatcaaagCATGATAAAGCAATGAATCTTAaacgatttttttcaaaaatttaatctaaatataTCTTGCGTTACATATACACGATTTGAGCTATGGAATTTGGACTTTTATCCATCAGTTTTAATGGTAGATTGATAGCCTGTTGCAAGgcaaaaaattgaaatccaAAAGTCAagattgaatttatttacaacttAAAACTTCTGATGTAAAAAGCCTTTgcctttttttaacaaataataataaggaaTATCTATTAGTTTAAGGTAATGATTTGTAAGTTGTGAGATACTAGCTAAAGTGTTTCatcgtgttcaaaaataatATAGACAGATAAAACAAGATTTTAATGTTCGTCTTTACCAATGCAAGACCAATTTAATAAAAGACAAGGCtagagctttgtttacaaatgaaAGAATTTCGAAACTCTGTATCTCTGAATTAGTTCAATTTGGCTTTattacattcaaattttgaagaagCTTTAGAAATGTCTATGTTAATGAATTGAGGCGTAAGAATTGgggaaaattgaaaattttgggctcaaatcgtgtctgtgtccatttaaattacatgtatttagaaaaaACCTGCCTATTGGAAGATTATATGTATTTAGAAAAAGGCTGCTTATTGTAAGATcacagttttgttttgttttttaaccaaattttttatttgtacattcTTTGGCATAATGAACAAGTAATCGGTAACATGTTATTTAAATAAGATTCAGATGTCTACGCAAATACCATTCTCAGTGAAGAATTCGAAGAAGATGAGCGACTTTAAGTCCAGATGTCAAATCCCTAGCCTTCGATATCATCTAAGACATAATAGGATACAGGAGAGCAGCCACCATACACTTGTGTCGAACTATTCTACATCAATATTTAATCATCATATTCTGAGATCAAACCATTGATATTAAGCCAGTTTACGTTGGAATATAACATGCTTTcattgaatatgtacatatcaATTTTCACATGATGACACTACCTATCAAACATTGAAATTAAATCATGGCTCATTGAGTTCCAAACCATTTCTAGCATAGTAGCGTCTTGTATTTACATACTTGaggtttaaaaaattcatttataaataatattttctactataattacatgtatatagtatatactacaaaatcatttacattcaaaattattttttagagtCAAGTGCATGTgatacacattttattttcatactaGTGAAGTATATTTTAACGTAAATTAGTTGAATTGTTTGGTTGAAAAACATtggttaaaaaatgattaataataCGTAACCGCACTCTATGGGTCTTGAAAACAGCAAAgtgcaatatcatatgatagaGAACGGGTAATATGACTAAAAATGGTGTATATAGTATATGCAACCAATATGTTTTCTTGTTTGAAATGCGTTATTGTCACTTGACAAGAACAATCGTGAATCACAGTGATGCTATTGTGCTTTCTAATGTCATGCAAAGTTTAAGGAAGAAAATAGTCTCGTTATTGCGACAAGATATTCTATCTTAAAATTTCGAGataagaaaacaattataaagatcTTATACTAGAAGCATATAAGTGTTATTCCACTCTCCAATGAAATGTATAGCGTTTTTTCTCATTATGCTAACCTGCAAGTTGCCTAACTGAAATGAAACTTTGAGTAACTTGGATATTGTCGAAAAAGTTGAATAGGATATTCCTactctgaaatatttttgattttaaatacgaataaattttatgtaaaataaacagGGTTAGCTAGGGTAAGGATTGTTTTTCAGCAACATCTATAATTTAAAATATCCATTCTACGAGGCCTTGGTTTTGTTATACTCGTGTTATCCTCAATGACTCTGGGCCATGTTTGTATTTTAACTAgctttttattgtatttatttcatattttgaatataaagtgATATCAATATTTGTCAAAGCTAATTCACTAACAAAACTACTTGTTTTAGATGTGTATTCTTCACTGCAGGTTTTTAAGAGCTATATCAAAGATAATAAAGAGGAAAAATATCGAagactatttttattttaaataaatcaaaataactctctctctctctcattctctctttcCAAACACAATTAAGCAAATAGTCACAACacattaatctctctctctctctctcaaaacacAAGCAAATAGTCacaacataaaacaaaattaacaaacaagGAAATAATGAGTATGTTAGTATGATCCCCGTAAACCCAAAACGTTGATGGTTCCCCTTGCAGCATCGCAACTCAGTTATCAACAATCTGAAACcaataaagaaatattgaataaaatgttcTCCCCTATCGATTTAGTGAGGTTTCCAAAAATACTCTATTTATAACTAAGTTTAGAATTATGATTGATCTAAAGCGCTTACCTGACAATACCGACCAGAGTAATTTGGTCTACATCTGCATTCGTTTGGCCTAATGCATTGTCCGCCATATCGACATCGGGGCCAACATAAAGCTGTGAACAAAAGCAAAAACAGTACGATGCTGTGCACTTCTTTAAGCACTGaatgtttatatattcatttttatgtttatttatatgcaATGTTTGTTTAGTCGCTTTAAAGCCATTTTGTCATGGATAGGGATAATAGATGGGAAAACCATATAAATTGCCGTTTAGTGCgacatataccggtattttaaaactttgccGTTAAAAACTCCTTTTTTCAGATGTATAAATGTGATTTactgattatttttcaaaagttaataTTAAAATGGTTATATCTAGATATGTTTAAACGTTTCATAAATGAAACAGTAATGCATCTATACAAAAGCCGTGATGACGTTTAGAGATGTTCATGTTATTGAATATTGAACGTCACATGTTTCCAATGCAAACTTAAGGAGAAATATACATTGAAtgtaaatagataataatataatgaaaacaCCTATATATTACCCACCATGTTGACAATAGGAGCCCCAGTACCCAGGGGTACATCTGCACTGGTTTGACCCTACACAAGTACCTCCATTCATGCAGCCCGTGTCACATTTAGCTTTAACGAGATTTACACATGCGTTTTTGAATATCCTCCAACCCAAATCTAATAAACGCGGGACTTCTCAGCTTATCTTTACTTACGTATCTGACAATGTTGACCGGACCATCCGCTTCTACATTGACAGGAATTGAACACACAACGTCCTCCATTTTGACAATAGGTCCAGCATGTTGCTAAAAGGCGTCAAGAGCGAAATTTAGAAGCCAAAAGCCTTTGTTAGttagtttgtttgtttgtttaattgtttgtcTGTTATGTTAAaagattttagaaatatattaatatagaGATATCGTTAATCATATTAGTATTACAAAGAATAAGaagaaaactcaaattacataattatctATATAAAGCAAGATGCCCCACTTTGTCTTTTAAACATACATTGTGACATAATATTTGAgatcaaaaccaaaaaaaaataaatactaacATCTCTTATAACTCAGCTGACACAAGAATCTGCATCTGCGAAAGCACATAGCTGTAATCAGAAATCAGCACAATGACTCTACGCCTACTTCTACTTGCAAAGAGGCAAACTAAGGCTTTTGTTAGTTCtggttttatatatagatagatatacTCCAACACCCGGGAGATTAAAACtatcaaacacaaaaaaaacatgTGCTATAGAAAATAAAGATTTCTAAGAAAGATCATGTCATTTGGTGTTTGCGTGTTTCAAAATAGCATGCTTCTGCAAATTGCAAACCAAAGAAAACGTTACATTTCGTACTAACCTCTCTCACAAGAAGAACCGAAATACCCATACGGGCAATAGCAGGTGCCCGGGCGCACACATACGCCCTGGTTCTGACATGGAGGGCTACATACAGGTGTCTGGCAGTAATACCCCGTGTATTCAGCGGGACAGACACACTGATTTCTCTTGTAGCACCGCCCTCCATTAAGACATTTTATTGAGCATACTTCTGAAAAGGTGAAATTGTTATGGTTGATATTTTGCGTTGTTCTTTTCATTATTTGCTTGTCTTTTGgactgtttgatatttatataattaattatggATTTTTCTGCATCTGGATTTAGTTTTATACAAATTATTAACtccatttacattttaaaagctgtaagataaataataatttacctCTTTCACACATGTTTCCTTCATAACCCTGCTTGCAAATACAACTATTGCCACCAACACATGTGCCGCCATGAAGACAATTTACTCTACATCTATCTAGAAGATTTATGTATCATTAAAATGCATATTTCATATGAatgtaaaacagaaaaaatgtcTGTAATAATTTTAGCTAACCTGTACATTTTTGTCCATCTCCATGGTAACCCGATGGACATGGTAAACAAAGATAACCCGGAGGTTTTTCCGTGTTTTTGCACTGGCCATCTCTGGGACAAACACCGTATTTACAAATATCCACGTCTACAATAACATTAAATATGTAATACCTTGCTCTATTTTAATATGACATATCTAATTTCAGAAGTTGTCTATCAAAGAGGGAAGACTGTTTCTTTGTTTAACATTAAGCTATCTAAATTCAGACTAAAGTTTCTTCTAATGACCTGTCCTGTTGCATCTGACACCATCCCCACGGTAAAATCGGGGACACGGTCCACATCTAAATCCCCTCTCTCCATAAAAATCGTCAATACATGTAACGTTCTCAAAGCAGGGTGATGAACTGCACGAGGGCTTACCTAGTTTAAAGAAAAGCCAACaatgttatgttttattttctcAGCTCTGATAAAATTGTTACAAGATTCTTAACTCATCAATCACACTGAAACAAACCCTTTAGAAAGTTTTTTGAGATTcgtttagaagaaaaaaaaccttttagtAATCTATGGTATTAATGGCAATTCGTTAACAACATAATTGATTGATATTTAGCGCCGACCTTTAAATCACAGGCTCTGTATATCAAACACTGCTCAATCTTTGAGAATTAGGGCTAATCCCCCTTAAAGGCTGCTGTTTACAGAAACCTTACTCACAGATAGCGCCGTTTCCAGCATATCCAGAGGGGCAGCGACCGCAGCTATAGGAGGTATTCAAGTTCGTGCATTGCACCCCGGGAAAACACGGTCGGCTCGCGCAGTAATCTGGAGACTTCTCACATCGGGAACCTATCAACGGTAAAACACATTCAGCCAATCATATAACAgactatgttttaaaaaatcttgttttgcttttaatgtaaataatctAAAAGAATACCTGTGTAAGGATGTTGACAGTTACATTCAATACTGCGGTCATTGTTCGGCATTGTTATGGTCTTGTTAACACACTTCCCATTATTTTGACAACTGCATAATCTCACTGCCACCTATGAATGATACATGAACTTTTACCAAATCCTTGTATGCTTTCAaatattgaattgaatttatttaattacattcaactacaaaagttaaaaacatttttaaagaaccCGACCTTGATGACAATGGAAGACTGCAAACTGCACTCGTCCATCACAGATATTCTAAAGTATTCAAAGTAGTCTTTTCTTCCGAGCGAGGATACGTTTGTCATGTACACGAACGCACCTCCCTGCTGCACGGTAGCGCGCGTGCTGTTGATGCTGAACCTCAGGGGTGACCCTTCCGGGTCATACGCCAGGATGCTGCCATTGATGGTGTCCCCTTCCACCATGGAGAATTTGTATGGGTCTCTTTGAAGAACCGGCGGAAGGTTATCTGTTCAAAGCAAATCACGATTCATTAATAtatgtgttacattaaaagtttaaaatttatcaatttaaacttaactataccagttttaaaactgttatagttaagtttaaattgataaattttaaacttttaatgtaacatatgcattataactacaaaatttgtgttgcttttctaatgaaatcactgttatttcatttattaattctaACTAATTTAATATACTTATAATTTTACTGATGTATTTTAAGTATCGTTTGAAGTAAACACAAAACGTATATTTGAAGCTGATTAAAGCGAAACGTTATCGAGCAAgattatcaaaaacaatattcatAAAATCGTTGCTTTTGTTAGAATTTTTTAAGTAGAGTTAACCTTTAGGAGTCGATAACTGGccaaaacctttttttaaaaacctcattttaaaatttaccatttacACTGACTCTTGAGtggaaatcaatttttttaagttataaagTTAAATTTACAAAACTCCTCTTAATTAGAAGTAGAAAAAATATAGGAAATTGGCCACAACTCTCTTGCCTTATAAACTAATTATTGTTATAATAAATGCATTCAAATGATTGGACACCTTACAATTCCCTTTGTCGCAGATAAcgttatattttacaaatacaaTGTGTCTTTCAGTAgcaaaatactaaaaaaaaagtattataatgcctgtattaaaaaaataaagatgccATATGTATCATCTTTGTGCATTGCcagaaaattgatgttttgaaaaaattccaaaatgtcattgattatttttaattggGCATGTGTGgtctatcatttttattttatattttaatctttaatgGCCAGTAATTGcattttcttttaagaaaaaatatcttttgataGGAGAATGAATTCATCTATTGGGCATTGAAAAATGGTCTCATTCATAGAATCAAACCCTATTTCCCCAAGACCAATTAATCTTGTTACCGTACAATTATCCATTCTCCTGTGATTATTGACTAAAATAAGCCGTTTAAAACCCAAACCAAAATAGTTTACTTTAATAATTccgtaaataaaacaaatttatatgcTTCTACGTCAATTTATCTTAcctaaaattattaataatatagTAATAAAATAAGATAATTCGGGTTATATTCAACGTTAAAGCTATGTTTGAAAGCTACAACtactaaaaaattgtttatctactagtattcaaataaatattgtgggattttttttatttagaaaagtttCACTGGATACTTGTATAGCTTTAATGTTAACCTAATTCCTGTTCCTGTTatcatttttgcaaattatgagtgctttttttaatttacaaaggTAACAGTGGATATATTGTTAATGTTAACTTATCAATTTCTGTTCTTCTTATCATTTTTGTGTGTTATGAGCGCCTTTTTAAGTCCGTTGCTACGTGAGGACTTCACCAGTCGGTATCATTTTAACAATTGCTTTTACCTTCGTTTCGTGACCACTGATTACTGGAGGACGAAGCCAAGCAAACTTCGCATTTGTTTGCAGGGTTTTTATCTTGGTCCATGTAACACTTTCCATCAATTACACATACATTTCTCTACAAAAGAAAACAGACCATTAAACATCGCTCTTACAACAAGAGATAAAACATAATCTTTTTTGGAATATTGCTGTCTGCCTACCCTGGTTCGGCATCCTCTCCAGTACGAACAACTCTGACATCGTTTTTTCATCCTGGAGAACAGTTTATCAGAGAGGACTTCCCCTCCAGCTCCCAGGACCTGAATTAAAGggtaaaagaaaattaaaccgCAAAAACTCGAATTAACATTGAAATGTCATTCATCAATAAAGCATAATACGTGCCTCGACTTTAAAAACGGGATCTCCATCCGCTGGAATTATAATTGACGAATTTAGAAGACATTCGGCAAGCGTCGAAGTGACATAGCGAATGGCGGGAAACATCGAGGGTCGCCATGGAATCCACTCTTTGTTCTTGaactaaaaaaagaaattgcatgTCAAACAAGATACATTCAGACATTGCATGACAACAAATACAAATCTGGACGAGAAAATTGTATAATTGCTGATTTTAAGTCGCGTAAATTCCATTGTATTCGTGTATCCCTGTGATTTGGAAACATCTGAATGAAAGCTATGATAATTTTACCTTCAAGTTTGTAACACGACATGACACAGGGAACTGATTTGATTGTATTCTTAGGTAAACAAAATTGCAGCCAGAAGATCTTGTGTCACAGGACACAAATATAGGATTCCTGGGACGGGCGGTTGTAGGTGGAGAAGTTGACGGCGCCATTGTTGTCGTTGGACTCGCTGTAGTTGTCTTTTCGGTTGTTGTTTTCGACATTGTTGTTGCCAAGGTTGTTGTTGTGGTCGTTGTGGAGGCGGTTGTGGTGGTGCTGGGAGTTATTTTAGGTGTAGAGGTTGTGATTGACACATAGGTCGTCTCTGGTGACCTTGGAGTCACGTAGAGGTCAGTAGGGGTAGGGGTCACGGTCCTTGTTTCGGTTGATTGGCTGGATCCGTCGTTTGTTGGAACAACTACGGAATATAACGTTATTTTTTGAACACTTTGGTAAAATCCTACTAGATACTGAACTCTATATAGTGAAAATTTCTCAACAATATATTTTCTCCCTATTTGCCATGCTAATAATGGACGAATTTAAAACGAGGTAAATTCAAAGGGTTAAGCATACTACAGTACAACTTTCTTAGtggaaagaactatatataaacAGTATATGATTAGACTCAAATTGCCCGCAcgtttttaatattattttataatatcttttttatattatcttttttcaaatgggaaatatagagcgcagcTTTGAACAAGCAAAATCTCATTGTCAGTTATAAGTTTTGGATGCACGAATCTTTAATGAAAATACTTTGTTTGTTCAAGTCTGTGCTCAATGTTTTCTGCCTTCAAATGAATTGActtaaattatgaataaatttaaaaaattgcggGAGAAGGTCGAGTTTATAATGTCACATTTTGGAATTGAGAGCACTtggatcaaaataaaaattaaaaaaaaatctcttcacatttacaaagaaaacattttggtacagtaaaaatattatatatattttaaaggcCTTTTAGGCCTTTCTCGTACATAGTTCAAAACTatgctaaatatttttttcagtgtgATTAACAATACACATGTAGTATATAACCGGTCTTGGAAATTCCTTTGTACCAATCGTAGTATatctttaatatgaaaaatactttgaaaaattgCATTTGCATTTTTGAACAAGACTTGaggaaattattattttaagtaaaacagttaaaaaacCTCAGAATGTGCATGTACCTGCCTTGTTCAGACATTCCACCCCCGAGTACCCCTTGTAGCAGTCACAGCCGTCTCTAGTACACACACCGTGTTCGAAACAGTTTTCTGGACACCGGAACAAGTCTTTTATTATTGTAACCTGATCAATGCCAGATGTGACATTATGGTCAGACAATGAGGTATTAGATGTATAGGCAAAATTGCACACGCTCTCCATCAGACGTAGCACTATTGGAATCCACGTGGATCTATCTTGCACGGATGCGATTTTCTCACACACAGAAATAATATCCACCAAAATTCTTCCTCTCAGAGGAACACATTTGAGGAAAAGGTCCGATTCTCGGATGACCTCTTTGCACTGTTCTCTCGCGTCACTTGGCGTGGAAACACTATTATCACTGATGTCCCGTTTAGAGGATATGTTGTATGTTTTGGTGATGAGTGGGTTCTTTTTTGTTACGTAAAACTCTGAGGTAATATCCTTCTGGTATATGAAAGAGTAAAATTCACTTTTATTCTTGTTCTCCGTGCACGTGTTTGGAGATGAGTTAAGTGAACACTGACAGTTAGGGTGCGAAGTTTTTATCCCTTCATATGAATCCAAGAAAGAGGTGTGGAACAAGCTCTGATGCAATTCCATCCTGTAAACAGAGACGACATGTTTAGCTTTGTTAACCCTATCTATGGCTGTCTTTGTCACAACTAGAGTTTTCGTTATATTGAAATGGACACAAAGATAATGATGTTTTGTTGAACTGGTTAATCAAAAACAGTAATGATGGTAATGTCTACAATTTCCTAAActtctttaatttacatatgAACCCTAccaacctccaaactttgaacCCATAGCCATTTGTAACCGTAGTAACAGCATTCTTGTTTCTCTTCCGGACTACGGTTCCGCATAGTCCCTCAACTCTGTTACTATAGAAACCGGAAACATGGACGGATGCTGATATATCCAATGAGTTAATGTCAATACGAATTTGCAGGAGGTCATGTATGTATATCTGAAATAGGTATTCCTTTTATCAgattcaatttcaaaaattatgaaGCTATTTCCGAAACAGTCGGCATTCTAATAAAGAAATACTACATTACTTAATTGAAATGTATACCGTCAAGAGTTTTCCATTGCGAGCTTCAAATATGTTGATTCTTGAGTTTTGCTGTTGGCCTTGGTACTGTAGCGTAAAGCGCGTGTTCCATTGGTTATCGGAAcatctatttatagtaacagtTACACCCTCATAGCGCATGGCAAGCCCACAGAGACTGTACATATCGTGCTGGGGATTCCTCATTGTCCGGGCGTGAATCTTGATCAAGAATAAAAAGgagagttttaaatattttaaagaggctgggtggtcaacaaattatgaATCAGACctaaatatcatttataaagcTATAAAGTATCATTtagtaaagtaaaaaatatataaatcttaGTTTTTGAATTTcggtatttttctatatttatacagagctcttctttcAAAGGAGATACATACAGTCTTAAAATTGCCATGATCATCTAGCCTTCTTAACTCTTGTTTACTCCGATATTCAGTTGCATGTGTTTTGTACCCTATATACGAATCTGACGTAAGGGGATATGGTACTAACTCTTGTTTACACTGATATGGTACTATATTTATGGTATCTTTGCTTATGCTCATCTTCGATTAAGATTCATCCGTGCAAACAATGACGCTTGTTGAGAACAAGAATTATGATGACGCGACACCTAGATTTACAACAAAAGGATTGCAGCGTCCACTTAAACTCACACTTGAAGTATCATCATTCAACATTAAATGTGAGGTGAAATGTATGGTTATAAATCAGTTTGACGAGGCGTTCTATGACGTCAAATTCAGACCCTAGAAATAACAATGAGGACCTATGGCCCCTTTTATTGATAAGTCTCCTGATGTCTGTCCTTCATCACGACTCCAGTGCCTCAACAAACACTCCATCTATGTGTACTCCTTGTCCAGACATTAAAAGCTATCGACCCATACTGAAGTACCACAATTAATACGGTGCGAGAAGTTGGTGGTCGTTTATAGCAGTTCGATACCCAGCGAGTGTCTCTGAACCCCCCATAAATCTACCTGTAGCGATGACTCTTCACTGCTCAGCAGGACAAAGACTCCCTCTTCCTGCACCTTCTCAACGCTGCAACGGGAAAAATATGTACCCATTCATCTATAGGCACGTTCAACAAACTATTTAATCCGGAACCTTTGAACGCGTCCATTTAAGATTAAATACGAATATGGCATCAAAAGTTATTTTGCCGTTAGTCATtgatcttttgtttgttttccaAAAACAATGACCTTTCGGGGAATTTTTATGAGTGTGCGTTTTACCTGCCAGCGAACGAGATAATATGTAAACCACTCAGAACGTAGCAGCTAGCGGAGGGGAAGTCAACCACCTTCATCTGAAATAGAACACGTCACACAcctcaaataaaattgtattttattatactgattTTATACCAATCTATCTACTTGTTTACGCATTAACACTTCTCTAAgagttaaatattattataactaTAGCGCAAGCTATGGAACTGCTCTCATTTGGATACCATTGGTGTAATGTGAATAGCAATCGCTAATGGCCCCGTGACATATATGGAGTGTCACTGGTCAACTAGACCGCCGGTAATGGTGACCAAAGTAAATTAATCAGCACTTCCATCGTATCGATTGGTCCTCGAGAAAGCTTAGGGGAATTGCAGTTTATATTGGTCATTGTCAATTAGCGGACGGTGCCTAATTAGCCAGTTTTAGTGCTCTAGATCAGCTCCGTTATAATATATATCCGAGAACAATAGGTCTATCGTTTAAACATACCCAGAAAGCAAACACTTCCtcttttggaatatattttcAGAGTAGGTTTGAAAACTTGTGATAGATTGCTAAATTACACAAAGGCGGGTTTAGGagcggggaggggggggggtacaagTTTGTTGCTATTTAATGTAATACCTTGAAGTTAACTTTATTCTGTTTCCAGGACAAAAGGTTAGCTGTTGTAATGTCACCATTGACAATTAATTTCTGCTTTGACAAATGTTTCAGATTGGGCGACATGGCCACTTGAAATGTTTGTTCCTGACAAATG from Crassostrea angulata isolate pt1a10 chromosome 7, ASM2561291v2, whole genome shotgun sequence includes:
- the LOC128155299 gene encoding von Willebrand factor D and EGF domain-containing protein-like isoform X1 produces the protein MQIPVWNMTLIGIYVATLVFTSVDSIRSTTDIDPCLSEHHTIIDDFRRSTKYRPKASERRLCDNDLIPGWYRLKINGTDADLPTKCIKVKRCGTAAPIWLSMPKDEMPIPGTTKSGSACVTWAPRGEYPECCPIRFPVEVKNCINFFVYKLTSTGGCDLAYCAEVPKKTCSRGQVYIRHLKKCIDYNARTSKPSLQVSVSRKNVMITCTFRVLNKLIAMTSPTFYIAWYRKERGNSLIKSTFTRKTKDSIVIGEHAFSGDTVICSVEEIYQQKNKKSRKSRPYFIGIKLLRKKIVLREDRPVTNVSLISTVPIVCDNNANTCDITVRLSLQTPGDISPTIAFEKCVVHFGMGWKCKKNICQEQTFQVAMSPNLKHLSKQKLIVNGDITTANLLSWKQNKVNFKMKVVDFPSASCYVLSGLHIISFAGSVEKVQEEGVFVLLSSEESSLQIHARTMRNPQHDMYSLCGLAMRYEGVTVTINRCSDNQWNTRFTLQYQGQQQNSRINIFEARNGKLLTIYIHDLLQIRIDINSLDISASVHVSGFYSNRVEGLCGTVVRKRNKNAVTTVTNGYGFKVWRMELHQSLFHTSFLDSYEGIKTSHPNCQCSLNSSPNTCTENKNKSEFYSFIYQKDITSEFYVTKKNPLITKTYNISSKRDISDNSVSTPSDAREQCKEVIRESDLFLKCVPLRGRILVDIISVCEKIASVQDRSTWIPIVLRLMESVCNFAYTSNTSLSDHNVTSGIDQVTIIKDLFRCPENCFEHGVCTRDGCDCYKGYSGVECLNKAVVPTNDGSSQSTETRTVTPTPTDLYVTPRSPETTYVSITTSTPKITPSTTTTASTTTTTTTLATTMSKTTTEKTTTASPTTTMAPSTSPPTTARPRNPIFVSCDTRSSGCNFVYLRIQSNQFPVSCRVTNLKFKNKEWIPWRPSMFPAIRYVTSTLAECLLNSSIIIPADGDPVFKVEVLGAGGEVLSDKLFSRMKKRCQSCSYWRGCRTRRNVCVIDGKCYMDQDKNPANKCEVCLASSSSNQWSRNEDNLPPVLQRDPYKFSMVEGDTINGSILAYDPEGSPLRFSINSTRATVQQGGAFVYMTNVSSLGRKDYFEYFRISVMDECSLQSSIVIKVAVRLCSCQNNGKCVNKTITMPNNDRSIECNCQHPYTGSRCEKSPDYCASRPCFPGVQCTNLNTSYSCGRCPSGYAGNGAICKPSCSSSPCFENVTCIDDFYGERGFRCGPCPRFYRGDGVRCNRTDVDICKYGVCPRDGQCKNTEKPPGYLCLPCPSGYHGDGQKCTDRCRVNCLHGGTCVGGNSCICKQGYEGNMCEREVCSIKCLNGGRCYKRNQCVCPAEYTGYYCQTPVCSPPCQNQGVCVRPGTCYCPYGYFGSSCERAMCFRRCRFLCQLSYKRSTCWTYCQNGGRCVFNSCQCRSGWSGQHCQIPKCDTGCMNGGTCVGSNQCRCTPGYWGSYCQHALCWPRCRYGGQCIRPNECRCRPNYSGRYCQIVDN